GTATacaaattaaattatatagtaattGGAGAAAATAATTACAATTAAGATGCTATAATTATTGGAGTGATTAGGGAGAGCATGGCATTTCTCCGCAACAAATGGATATCAGATGGTTAAGATTTAATTAAAGATTTTGATTGGTCAGATCGAACTGCAAAAGAGTACATCTTTTGTTTCTCTATAATTGCAAAGGAAAATCTCGTTTTTTTTGTGCGTATATATTTTATTTCCAAGTGAAATCATTATACTATATAAATTAAAATGTCGGTGTCCTGTTGTTTTATAATGCACAAAGCATGTTTTTAGGCTGGGAAGTAGGAAACAAATAAATATAATATCACTAAATTTAGACACAATATCTAACGTGTAATTTTAACTATTCAATTTTACATTGGTATGTTAGCAAATATGTTCTTTaaacatgaataatttttttcTCAACATATTCATTGATACAGTTTTGACCAAACAAATATAAAATATTTTCATATTGTAGTTGTCAATGTTAGAGAAGTATCTTCTGCACCATTTGGAAAGCTATGTTATTTAAGAAGGGGTAGATGCCCCTCTAGTACAGAAATACAAATCAAAACGCTTATTCACAATTATGGGAAAATTATATGTATAGATAAATAATTTCATTTACTTTTTCACTCTTAAATTGTGTCGGTGTGAAAAATATATGTGTTTGTAGAGCACTCACTCTATATTCTGCAACCGAAACATTAGTGTTCAGTGTAACTGATGTCTACTTTGCTAACGAACTTACAATGATTTTTCTTATATTGTTTAAAAAATAGGTACACAGGAAGAAGCCATCATGCCCTTTAAATAATCACAATGATCCCGCGATAGATAAACTTAATTTGAAGTGTGGAGGTCTTCCCAAAGTGATAGTTGCTATAGCTGATTTACTGGCCACACAGACAGTCACGTTGATGGATACTGTACATTCTTTGAATGACAGGTTTATGCACCATCTAGAGACCAATCCGGAGTATGAGAGTCTGCAGGGCCTATTTGCTTGGATGCATTCCTACTTCCGTGATTGCCCTGATTCACTCAAGCCATGTATTTTTTACCTATCAATTTTTCCTCGAGACTGCAATATTCGAAGAAGGCGACTAGTAAGGAGGTGGATCGCAGAGGGTTACTCCAGAGACAGCGATAAAAAATCTGCTGAGGAGGAAGGAGAGATGTTTTTCTCCATGCTCCTCGAGCTGAGCATTATCCAGCAGATTCCGCAGTTAGGCAACACAGCAGTCAATGAGACAAGGATGGCAAGATGCCAGGTGAATGGCTTCATCCGCGAGTATATCCTCTCGCGGAGAATGGAAGAGAACCTTGTCTTTGAACTCGGGCCCAATTGTGTCCTAACAACCCAGCGGACAGGGCGCCACCTTATTATATTGAGAGACTGGGCCAGAGACAAAATTGTGTTTGAGAGCATTGACTTCTCGCGGCTACGATCAATGACAGTGTTTGGAAACTGGGAATCATTCTTCATCTCTAAAAGTATGAGGTTGATTCGGGTGCTTGATTTGGAGGATGCATCAGGTTTAAAGGATGATGATCTCAAGAAGATGGTGAAGCGGCTACGCCGCCTTAAATTTCTCTCTTTACGAGGATGCAGTGAGATCTACCATCTGCCTTGTTCACTGGGCGATCTCAGGCAGCTCCAGAGTCTGGATGTGAGATGCACCTCTATAGTCACCTTGCCAGTGAACATCGCCAAGTTACAGAAGCTACAGTACATCCGTGCCGGTACCACGGGCCCAGCATCAACGCCACCTGCTTCATCTAGTTGTTTGCCAGAGTTCCGCAAACGCCGTGGCCTAATTGGTGTTGAGGTTCCAAGGGGGATTGGAAAACTAACGGCACTACACACACTTGGTGTTGTCAATGTCAGTGCTTCAGGGGGAAAGGCCATTGTGGAAGAGCTCAAGAAGCTTACCCAATTGCGTAAGCTCGGAGTGTCTGGAATCAACATGCAGAACAGCAAGGAGTTCTCCTCTGCAATTTCAGGTCATGTGCACTTGGAGTCCTTGTTAGTGCGGCTCGACAAGGACAATCAGCATTCCTTAGATGAGATCTCCCTGCCTTGGGAGAACCTACAGAGTCTTAAACTGTTTGGGCTTGAAGACAAGTTGCCTCTATCAATAAGCAAACTTGACAAGATAAGGAAGTTGGATCTAGAGATGGCCACTTTAGTGCAAAGTGACATTCAGATCCTCGCCAAGCTACCGGAACTATGTATTCTGCGCCTTCAAGTCCAACAAGTtccagatggtatgctccatttttATGCAGAGATGTATGGAGAGCAGTTGGCCACCTTCAAAAAAGTGAAGATCCTGGAGATTGCTTGCAGCTCCACCGAGTTGCATGTAACTTTCGGATCAAAATCGATGAAGAAGCTTGAGCTGCTCAAGATTGACTACTCCAGTGCATCATATGAGCTTACCGGCCTGACTAATCTATCTGAACTCAAGGAAGTCTTGCTCAAGGGTACCAATGATGAGGCGTTCAGGGCACAATTTGCGAACACCCTTGCCAATCACCCAAAGAGCCCTACAGTCAAGCTGGAGGGACTACCATCATCGTCTTGAAGAGTCATTGTCTTTGTTTCCTTCTTTTTCCAACTATCACTAGTTTTTTTTTCATCAATTGGCTTGCATCACACGTGTGCCACATGGTTCAACTATCATTAGTAAGCGGGATGCCAGCCTTTGCAATCCCTTTTTTGTGTGTATACTTGTTTTGCACGTTACTTGTGTACTTAATGGCTTTAAACTTGTGTTTATATCAAAATGTACCATGTCTATGTGCACTCCTGAACGAGTAGTTGGATTGGTGCAAACATTTATTAACCGTGTGCCGTTCTCGATGTGATGCTGGCAACAAACCTGTTACGGTGTGCCAACAAACGAGGCTGGATTACACCACAAGAAAGATTTTTAAATTAATTACCTTCAGTTTTCCTTCCTTTCAATTGTGTTCAATTGATCTCGCCTCTTCTTGGAGTTGAAGTTAGAATCATTTTGCTCATTGTTGTACTGAAGTTTGCTGCTTGCTCCGTTAGTTGATGTGCATCTTTATGACTCTATCAGCAGCATGTACTAGCTCTGGCTTATCCTAGAACTCTTGATTAAACTATGCATGTTCTATTACAGTAACAACAGAGGAGGAATATGGTTCAAGAAAAAATAACAAATGAGGAAACAGTGGATTGGCTACTGACCCAGGATCTACGGGTTTGTCATGTAAATTCAACGCCAATTTATATAGCCGTGTGTGCAATAGTTGGCTTGTTGAATGACCAAAACTTTGTTAAGAAAACAAATCCTGTCTTATATTGAAGCCTCGGCAAGTCACCAATTCATCAAACACCTAGAGTGCATTGCCCAACTGGAGGAAAAGGTNNNNNNNNNNNNNNNNNNNNNNNNNNNNNNNNNNNNNNNNNNNNNNNNNNNNNNNNNNNNNNNNNNNNNNNNNNNNNNNNNNNNNNNNNNNNNNNNNNNNNNNNNNNNNNNNNNNNNNNNNNNNNNNNNNNNNNNNNNNNNNNNNNNNNNNNNNNNNNNNNNNNNNNNNNNNNNNNNNNNNNNNNNNNNGGGGGGGGGGGGTTCGAACCTAGGGATAAAGAAGAGGGTGCGGGATAGAAGGACAGGGCAATGCACCCTCTTCTTATAACCTCGGATGGTGGATGCTTTGCCCCATCGAGGTTATAAGATGAACAGTGGATGCGATCCAACGACCCAGGTTCATCTTATAACCTAGACGTATGATCGTGATGATTCAGAATACGCATGTGAAACCAAGGAAGACAAGAAAAACGGTTACCCACAACAGTTGACGTCGACATCCACCAGGGGTGAGATTCGATGTCCCCCATTTCATTTTCGACCTTTTCTTCGACATCTCTCTTCATGAAAAGCCCGTGCCAATCCAGCGGGCTTCCTAGGAAGTCATTGTTGTCAATGTCATCAATCTTCTTCATCTACAAAAAGGAGAGATTGAATAGGCTTTGTGCAACATGATTAGTAGAAACTCGTTGGATGGCTGCAGAAGGACAAGCAATTAGTACCATGTGTAGTGCTAGGCGTGCTGCCTCCCTTTCCCACTCTCTCTTCATCATCATTTCTTCATTTAActtggactgtgcggccgcttcaaCAACCTTCACGCAGGCGATGTGGCTATCTCGGGATAATCTGCCCAACCACATTGGAGATGTGGCTATGTTGGCCTTCTTCGAGATAGCTAGTTACCAGAGTGTCTACCACAAGGTTAAAAGGAGGGTGTTGAAGATTGAGAGCTTTTACATATTATTTGGAAAGAAAACTCCCCTCCCTCCCACGTCGCTCCCACAAGCGACCGGGAGGCTATACCTAGCCGCCGCTGCTAGAGGGTGCGGCTGGGAGAAGACCGATCTGCGAATGTG
This portion of the Triticum dicoccoides isolate Atlit2015 ecotype Zavitan chromosome 7A, WEW_v2.0, whole genome shotgun sequence genome encodes:
- the LOC119328110 gene encoding disease resistance protein Pik-2-like → MAELVVGLAKSVVEGALTKAQSAIEEEAKLRQSAQRDLVFITGEFEMMHSFLNVATTERVENKVVMTWVRQVRELAYDVEDCIEFVVHLDTKARWWWRMVPSWCITPPPTALSLEEAVDEIEQLKARVEAVSTRNSRYNLISDSGSKPAVTNHQPIAAGAITLGTTAFNVLAEARDSARRQQGLGDLTRLITKKGKDLQVITVWGTGGDLGMISIIRKAYNDPEICQNFPCRAWVKLMHPFNPHEFVQRFMAQVYAAKARGGEKKGAGVGIDVLTKMEAMQEDVVALRREFVEEVNTKTYLVVLENLTDMVDWDAVRMLLPDMKNGSWIVVSTQQFEIASLCIGHSYQSLELKQYSPEHSVCAFFKEGSQDYGDKEEKPIVCLVNPNSSLENLSPGNKNAVNEWMTNYPLTGRVSEMNELRTITAKARFKNSHVISVWGIAGIGKSALVRHLYYDRMLLSNPIFQKYSWVDVSHPFNLRDFSRSILSDFLSEKDPINECCELLRQYHCLVVIDDLQSKEEWDLIQAALITTDSKSVIVVITTEASVATYCTKNEEQVFNVKGLETIAAFDLFKKQVHRKKPSCPLNNHNDPAIDKLNLKCGGLPKVIVAIADLLATQTVTLMDTVHSLNDRFMHHLETNPEYESLQGLFAWMHSYFRDCPDSLKPCIFYLSIFPRDCNIRRRRLVRRWIAEGYSRDSDKKSAEEEGEMFFSMLLELSIIQQIPQLGNTAVNETRMARCQVNGFIREYILSRRMEENLVFELGPNCVLTTQRTGRHLIILRDWARDKIVFESIDFSRLRSMTVFGNWESFFISKSMRLIRVLDLEDASGLKDDDLKKMVKRLRRLKFLSLRGCSEIYHLPCSLGDLRQLQSLDVRCTSIVTLPVNIAKLQKLQYIRAGTTGPASTPPASSSCLPEFRKRRGLIGVEVPRGIGKLTALHTLGVVNVSASGGKAIVEELKKLTQLRKLGVSGINMQNSKEFSSAISGHVHLESLLVRLDKDNQHSLDEISLPWENLQSLKLFGLEDKLPLSISKLDKIRKLDLEMATLVQSDIQILAKLPELCILRLQVQQVPDGMLHFYAEMYGEQLATFKKVKILEIACSSTELHVTFGSKSMKKLELLKIDYSSASYELTGLTNLSELKEVLLKGTNDEAFRAQFANTLANHPKSPTVKLEGLPSSS